One stretch of Pseudomonas fluorescens Q2-87 DNA includes these proteins:
- a CDS encoding TonB-dependent siderophore receptor, translating into MRRILVSLCVLQAYSVSTWAEESMPATPATLELQATDIVGVSDYESAQGPVKGYHATRSASATRTDTAIHETPQSISVVSRDVVEDLGATRLQDALDYAGGVGRANNFGGQGLTTFTVRGFTTGEFYRNGFPINRGYPNMPDANTIERLEVLRGPATMLYGRGDPGGTFNVVSKQPLAERTVTLGSQVSDQGMRRGTLDASGPLDQEGNLAYRLNVVGEGGDTFRDHVETERYGIAPVVTWQVNDTTRLTFEGDFMRNNAPLDRGLTHYAGQRGSASRDTFFGEKDAGKLHNDNNMLQVRFEHMLNDDWTLAGGTQWLEGSLQGNAIEGNGIAADGRTLGRNFNYRKLEWTDRDTQLNLTGHFSTGGFEHTLLTGIEYEDYDYQSIIQRSAAGTGAYPIDIFDPVYGQPRPALTRTPTDDQENLKTFGMFVQDQVALTERLKLLAGARFERFEHEYESFVPQNPPGSRNWDTSHNAVTPRLGLIYDLSDTVAVYANTARSFKPNNGASRAGGGFKPEEGKSYEMGVKWEALDGQLSVDAAVYQIEKRNVLTTDPVDSTFSVAAGEVRSRGFDLNVAGNLTPQWRVIGGYAYVDAQVTKDINIPTGTRLLNVPRNSFSLLNVYEFQDGGLKGLGLGVGAKYVDERAGQTAASAFSMDSYTVVDLLGYYKVNERIRLNLDLKNLFDADYEEGAFGNVYAYPGAPRTVQAGISYSL; encoded by the coding sequence ATGCGTCGGATTCTCGTTTCACTGTGTGTGCTCCAGGCTTACTCCGTTTCCACCTGGGCAGAAGAGTCAATGCCTGCCACCCCGGCGACCCTTGAGCTGCAAGCCACGGATATCGTCGGCGTTTCAGACTATGAATCAGCACAGGGACCGGTGAAGGGCTACCACGCCACCCGTTCAGCCAGCGCCACCCGTACCGACACGGCGATCCATGAAACCCCACAATCCATTTCCGTAGTGTCCCGTGACGTGGTCGAAGACCTCGGCGCCACGCGCCTACAGGACGCCCTCGATTACGCCGGAGGCGTAGGCCGGGCCAATAATTTTGGCGGTCAGGGTCTGACCACTTTCACGGTACGCGGCTTCACCACCGGGGAGTTCTACCGCAACGGTTTCCCGATCAACCGTGGCTACCCGAACATGCCGGACGCCAACACCATCGAGCGGCTGGAAGTGCTGCGTGGTCCGGCGACCATGCTCTATGGGCGTGGTGATCCGGGCGGTACTTTCAATGTGGTGTCCAAACAGCCGTTGGCCGAGCGCACGGTGACCCTCGGTAGCCAAGTCAGCGATCAGGGGATGCGTCGCGGTACGCTGGATGCCTCCGGGCCGTTGGATCAGGAAGGCAACCTGGCCTATCGCTTGAATGTGGTGGGCGAGGGTGGCGACACGTTTCGCGACCACGTCGAGACTGAGCGTTACGGCATTGCGCCGGTGGTGACCTGGCAGGTCAACGACACCACGCGCCTGACTTTCGAAGGCGACTTCATGCGCAACAATGCGCCGCTGGACCGGGGTTTGACCCATTATGCCGGCCAGCGCGGCAGCGCTTCGCGCGATACCTTCTTCGGTGAAAAAGACGCCGGTAAATTGCACAACGACAACAACATGCTGCAGGTGCGTTTCGAGCACATGCTCAACGACGACTGGACCCTGGCCGGCGGTACCCAATGGCTGGAGGGCTCGTTGCAGGGCAATGCCATTGAAGGCAATGGCATCGCGGCGGATGGGCGCACTCTGGGACGCAACTTCAACTATCGCAAGTTGGAATGGACCGACCGGGACACCCAGCTCAACCTCACCGGACATTTCTCCACCGGTGGGTTCGAACACACGTTGCTGACCGGCATCGAGTATGAAGACTACGACTACCAATCCATCATCCAGCGTTCGGCTGCCGGGACCGGTGCCTACCCGATCGACATCTTCGATCCGGTGTATGGGCAGCCCCGCCCCGCGCTGACGCGCACACCCACCGACGACCAGGAAAACCTCAAGACATTCGGGATGTTCGTCCAGGACCAGGTGGCGCTCACCGAACGTTTGAAATTGTTGGCCGGTGCGCGTTTCGAGCGGTTCGAACATGAATACGAGAGCTTCGTGCCGCAGAATCCACCCGGCAGCAGAAATTGGGACACCAGCCACAATGCCGTCACTCCGCGATTGGGGCTGATCTACGACCTGAGCGACACCGTCGCGGTCTATGCCAACACGGCCCGTTCCTTCAAGCCCAACAACGGTGCCAGCCGGGCGGGTGGCGGGTTCAAGCCGGAGGAGGGCAAGTCCTATGAGATGGGGGTCAAGTGGGAAGCCCTGGACGGTCAGTTGAGCGTCGATGCGGCGGTGTATCAGATCGAAAAACGTAACGTGCTCACCACTGACCCGGTGGATTCGACCTTCAGCGTGGCCGCTGGCGAAGTGCGCAGCCGAGGTTTTGACCTGAACGTGGCAGGCAACCTGACGCCGCAATGGCGCGTGATAGGTGGCTACGCCTATGTCGATGCGCAAGTCACCAAGGACATCAACATCCCCACCGGCACCCGACTGCTCAACGTGCCCAGGAATTCTTTCAGCCTGCTCAACGTCTACGAATTCCAAGACGGCGGCCTCAAGGGCCTGGGCCTGGGTGTCGGTGCCAAGTACGTGGACGAGCGGGCCGGCCAGACGGCGGCCAGTGCATTCTCCATGGACAGCTACACCGTCGTGGACCTGCTCGGTTACTACAAGGTCAACGAACGTATCCGCCTCAACCTGGACCTGAAAAACCTGTTCGACGCCGACTACGAAGAAGGCGCATTCGGTAACGTCTACGCCTACCCCGGCGCACCACGAACCGTACAGGCCGGTATTTCCTACTCGCTTTGA
- a CDS encoding PLP-dependent aminotransferase family protein has protein sequence MDLKIDRNVTEPLIRQLVAHIEGWIAAHGIRPGARMPSIRQLARENDLSLSSVIKAYDQLVACGVLESRHGAGFFVAQQLPRPMEPAPEADNEAWRLFDNASTQLKLGCGWLPDAWRDDTDLGQAIRQVVRSDNHALFNYSTPLGSPQLRLHIQKRLGLIDIHVDPAQIITTQGASQGLDLLVRTLLKPGDLVLVESPGYYNLFNLLKLHGVKTLAVPRTAQGPDIAQMEQLLGEHKPSYFFINSMYQNPTGTSLAPSVAYRLLQLATAHDFRLIEDDIYADFQNGPTSRLASLDALDRVIYLASFSKTLSSSLRIGYVVAQPEIIQRLAEVKMVTGIGCSLLAENVVATLLANGAYRKLIQRLRQRLNKRMASTLRQLDPAHWEVFAEPMGGLFVWARPRWLAAQRAQQIARELQIQLSQGSTFLPQGEACDWLRLNVAYTQDHRAQVFFQRVEQESIAAV, from the coding sequence GTGGATCTGAAGATTGATCGCAACGTTACCGAACCCTTGATCCGGCAGCTCGTGGCTCACATCGAGGGTTGGATAGCCGCCCATGGCATTCGCCCCGGGGCGCGAATGCCGTCCATTCGCCAGTTGGCCCGGGAAAATGACCTGAGCCTGTCGAGCGTGATCAAGGCCTACGATCAATTGGTGGCCTGCGGCGTGCTGGAGTCCCGGCATGGCGCGGGTTTTTTTGTCGCGCAGCAGTTGCCCCGGCCGATGGAGCCGGCACCTGAAGCCGATAATGAGGCGTGGCGGTTGTTCGATAATGCATCGACGCAGCTCAAGCTCGGTTGTGGCTGGCTTCCCGACGCCTGGCGCGACGACACCGACCTGGGCCAGGCGATCCGCCAAGTGGTGCGCAGCGACAACCACGCCCTGTTCAACTACAGCACCCCGTTGGGCTCGCCTCAGCTGCGCCTGCACATCCAAAAACGCTTGGGCCTGATCGACATTCACGTCGACCCGGCGCAAATCATCACCACCCAAGGCGCCAGCCAGGGCCTTGACCTGCTGGTGCGAACCCTGCTCAAGCCAGGTGACCTGGTGCTGGTGGAAAGCCCCGGCTATTACAACCTTTTCAACCTGCTGAAATTGCATGGGGTCAAGACCCTGGCAGTGCCGCGAACAGCCCAAGGCCCCGACATCGCCCAGATGGAGCAGTTGCTCGGTGAGCACAAGCCGTCGTATTTCTTCATCAACAGCATGTACCAAAACCCCACCGGCACCAGCCTGGCCCCCAGCGTGGCTTATCGGCTGCTGCAACTGGCAACGGCACATGACTTTCGTCTTATCGAGGACGACATCTACGCCGACTTCCAGAATGGCCCGACGTCGCGACTGGCGTCCCTGGATGCCCTGGACCGGGTGATTTACCTGGCGAGTTTTTCCAAGACGCTGTCCAGTTCGCTGCGCATCGGTTATGTGGTTGCCCAACCCGAAATCATCCAGCGCCTGGCCGAGGTCAAGATGGTGACTGGCATCGGCTGCTCGCTGCTGGCTGAAAATGTGGTGGCGACGTTGTTGGCCAATGGCGCTTATCGCAAGCTGATCCAGCGCTTGCGCCAGCGCCTGAACAAGCGGATGGCGAGCACGCTTCGGCAATTGGACCCCGCCCATTGGGAGGTGTTTGCCGAGCCGATGGGGGGCCTGTTCGTCTGGGCCAGGCCGCGGTGGCTGGCGGCACAACGGGCGCAGCAGATCGCCCGGGAGCTGCAAATCCAACTGTCCCAGGGCTCGACGTTCCTGCCCCAGGGCGAGGCGTGCGATTGGTTGCGGTTGAACGTGGCTTATACCCAGGATCATCGTGCGCAGGTGTTCTTCCAGCGGGTGGAGCAGGAGTCGATTGCGGCGGTTTAG
- a CDS encoding MFS transporter: protein MNPQHRHSWGLAFGLCLITLAVNLQAPLYTTYAQLSGYGAGATAVAFSGYVLGVLPVLLAFGGLADRVGRKPLILVALVLSMLATVVTLLWPSLVALGVARLMMGVGTGLASATSTAYMAELMATADTRAPANRVTASTSLGFGLGAALTSLFLYAHHSVTPGSFWMQLMLAASAIVVVWRLPDPAIKNQNAPLLRLPLFPRGSLPYSFSMLLAWATSGLVIAILPSVLATHDLQGWSGLSTFTVISCGLLFQPWVRRISAAKATALGLVILPLSYALLAWGASVGSLTAVLLGALGASSACYGFLYLGGLSAVTAMAGVEKARVTAGFFLFAYIGFSIPVVVTGWLADYFGADAALVLFGLALAAGACGTGLIIVRTQAYVTHLSHGLTRISVARDRPDHS from the coding sequence TTGAACCCACAGCATCGACATTCCTGGGGACTGGCTTTCGGCCTTTGCCTGATCACCCTGGCGGTCAACCTGCAAGCGCCGCTGTACACCACTTACGCGCAGTTATCCGGTTACGGTGCCGGCGCCACGGCAGTGGCGTTTTCCGGTTACGTGCTGGGAGTGCTGCCGGTGCTGCTGGCCTTCGGCGGTCTGGCCGACCGGGTGGGACGCAAACCGTTGATCCTGGTCGCCCTCGTGCTGTCGATGCTGGCAACCGTGGTGACGTTGCTCTGGCCGAGCCTGGTGGCGCTGGGCGTGGCGCGATTGATGATGGGGGTCGGGACGGGGCTGGCCTCGGCCACGTCGACCGCCTATATGGCCGAACTCATGGCAACCGCCGACACCCGCGCGCCGGCCAACCGGGTCACGGCCAGCACGTCCCTGGGGTTTGGCCTGGGTGCGGCGCTGACCAGCCTGTTTTTGTACGCTCATCACAGCGTCACGCCCGGCAGTTTCTGGATGCAGTTGATGCTGGCCGCCAGCGCTATCGTCGTCGTGTGGCGGCTTCCCGACCCGGCGATAAAGAATCAAAACGCCCCCTTGCTGCGACTGCCGTTATTTCCGCGCGGCAGCCTGCCCTACAGCTTTTCCATGTTGCTGGCCTGGGCAACCTCGGGGTTGGTCATCGCCATCTTGCCGTCGGTGCTGGCGACCCATGACTTGCAGGGTTGGTCGGGCCTGTCGACCTTCACGGTGATCAGTTGCGGGCTGCTCTTCCAGCCCTGGGTTCGACGCATCTCTGCGGCCAAGGCCACGGCATTGGGGCTGGTGATCTTACCGTTGAGCTACGCCTTGCTGGCTTGGGGGGCGAGTGTCGGTTCGTTGACCGCCGTGCTGCTCGGCGCGCTGGGCGCCAGCAGTGCGTGTTATGGCTTTCTGTACCTGGGCGGGCTCTCAGCGGTCACGGCGATGGCCGGTGTCGAAAAGGCACGAGTCACCGCTGGATTTTTCCTGTTTGCCTATATCGGTTTCAGCATTCCGGTGGTGGTGACCGGATGGCTGGCGGATTATTTCGGCGCAGACGCGGCATTGGTCCTGTTTGGCCTGGCCTTGGCTGCCGGGGCGTGTGGTACGGGACTTATCATCGTTCGGACACAGGCCTACGTGACGCATCTGTCCCACGGCTTAACCAGGATTTCTGTGGCGAGGGATCGACCCGACCACTCATAG
- a CDS encoding GntR family transcriptional regulator has product MTLSKFNLPDLGNTPSTSEIITRHLRDAIVAGHFAEDEPIRQDDIARQFNVSKIPVREALKRLEAEGLVMFQRNRGAMVTRISEAELAQMFEVRMLLEDKVLRLAIPNMTEETFARAESICQEFIGEDDVGRWAELNWQLHACLYEPAQRPFLVGLIRSVHDKLERYLRMQMSLSAGKDRADHEHRDIIKACRAGDVERAVGLLDEHIAGVCKTLFEFLPSSQ; this is encoded by the coding sequence GTGACTTTATCCAAGTTCAACCTGCCCGACCTGGGCAATACCCCCTCCACTTCGGAGATCATCACCCGTCACCTGCGCGATGCCATCGTCGCCGGGCATTTTGCCGAAGACGAGCCGATTCGCCAGGACGACATTGCCCGTCAGTTCAACGTCAGCAAGATTCCCGTGCGTGAGGCACTCAAGCGCCTGGAAGCCGAGGGCCTGGTGATGTTCCAGCGCAATCGCGGGGCCATGGTCACGCGCATTTCCGAGGCGGAGCTGGCGCAGATGTTCGAAGTGCGAATGCTGCTGGAAGACAAAGTCCTGCGCCTGGCGATTCCGAACATGACCGAAGAAACGTTCGCCCGCGCCGAGAGCATCTGCCAGGAATTCATCGGCGAAGACGACGTGGGCCGCTGGGCCGAACTGAACTGGCAACTGCACGCCTGCCTCTACGAACCGGCGCAACGGCCCTTTCTGGTGGGCCTGATCCGTTCAGTCCACGACAAGCTGGAGCGTTACTTGCGCATGCAGATGAGCCTTTCGGCCGGCAAGGACCGCGCCGATCATGAGCACCGGGACATCATCAAGGCCTGTCGCGCCGGGGACGTCGAACGGGCGGTTGGACTGCTGGACGAGCACATCGCCGGGGTCTGCAAGACGCTGTTCGAGTTCCTGCCTTCCAGCCAATGA